The Bos taurus isolate L1 Dominette 01449 registration number 42190680 breed Hereford chromosome 18, ARS-UCD2.0, whole genome shotgun sequence genome has a window encoding:
- the PTOV1 gene encoding prostate tumor-overexpressed gene 1 protein homolog produces the protein MVRPRRAPHRSGAGGPLGGRGRPLRPFTARAARSRSWPASPRGPQPPRIRARSAPPMQGARVFGALGPIGPSSPGLALGGLAVGEHRLSNKLLAWSGVLEWQEKRRPYSDSTAKLKRALPCQAYVNQGENLETDQWPQKLIMQLIPQQLLTTLGPLFRNSQLAQFHFTNRDCDSLKGLCRVMGNGFAGCMLFPHISPCEVRVLMLLYSSKKKIFMGLIPYDQSGFVNAIRQVITTRKQAVGPGGVAGPVQIVNNKFLAWSGVMEWQEPRPEPHSRSKRWLPSHIYVNQGEILRTEQWPRKLYMQLIPQQLLTTLVPLFRNSRLVQFHFTKDLETLKSLCRIMDNGFAGCVHFSYKASCEVRVLMLLYSSEKKIFIGLIPHDQSNFVNGIRRVIANQQQVLQRNLEQEQQQRGMGG, from the exons ATGGTCCGTCCGCGCCGCGCCCCGCACCGCTCCGGCGCTGGGGGCCCCCTCGGGGGTCGAGGCCGCCCCCTGCGGCCCTTCACGGCGCGCGCCGCCCGCTCGCGCTCCTGGCCGGCCAGCCCTCGGGGACCGCAGCCGCCACGGATCCGGGCTCGCTCGGCCCCTCCCATG CAAGGTGCTCGGGTCTTTGGGGCCCTGGGCCCCATCGGGCCCTCCTCGCCTGGACTCGCCCTCGGGGGCCTGGCCGTTGGTGAGCACCGGCTCAGCAACAAGCTGCTGGCCTGGAGCGGTGTCCTGGAGTGGCAGGAG AAGCGCAGACCCTACTCGGACTCCACCGCGAAGCTGAAGCGGGCTCTTCCCTGCCAGGCCTACGTGAACCAGGGCGAGAACCT GGAGACTGACCAGTGGCCGCagaagctgatcatgcaactgatcccGCAGCAGCTGCTG ACCACCCTGGGCCCCCTGTTCCGCAACTCCCAGCTGGCGCAGTTCCACTTCACCAACAGAGACTGTGACTCCCTCAAGGGGCTCTGCCGGGTCATGGGCAACGGCTTC GCGGGCTGCATGCTCTTCCCGCACATCTCCCCATGCGAGGTGCGCGTGCTCATGCTGCTGTACTCGTCCAAGAAGAAGATCTTCATGGGCCTCATCCCCTACGACCAGAGCGGCTTCGTCAACGCCATCCGGCAGGTCATCACCACCCGGAAACAG GCAGTGGGACCTGGTGGCGTGGCAGGCCCCGTCCAGATCGTCAACAACAAGTTCCTGGCGTGGAGCGGAGTCATGGAGTGGCAGGAG CCCAGGCCTGAGCCCCACAGCCGGTCTAAGCGGTGGCTGCCCTCGCACATCTATGTGAACCAAGGGGAGATCCT GAGGACCGAGCAGTGGCCGAGGAAGCTGTACATGCAGCTCATCCCGCAGCAGCTCCTG ACCACGCTGGTGCCGCTCTTCCGGAACTCCCGCTTGGTGCAGTTCCACTTCACCAAGGACCTGGAGACGCTGAAGAGCCTGTGCCGGATCATGGACAATGGCTTT GCGGGCTGCGTGCACTTCTCCTACAAGGCCTCCTGCGAGGTCCGCGTGCTCATGCTCCTGTACTCCTCGGAGAAGAAGATCTTCATTGGCCTCATCCCCCACGATCAGAGCAACTTCGTCAACGGCATCCGGCGCGTCATCGCCAACCAGCAGCAGGTGCTGCAGCGGAACCtggagcaggagcagcagcagcgagGG ATGGGAGGGTAG